Genomic segment of Desulfurellaceae bacterium:
CATGAACTTTGCCAGCCGGTCAGGGTCTTCGGTTGGCATGGGTACGTCGTCCTCGCCGCTGAGGGAACTCATCACGAACTTGGCCATGCGAACCTCGCGCGTGGCCAGCTCTTCGTCGATGATGTCGAGGATGGCAATATAGATGAAGGTCCCGGCCGCCAGCGCGTCAAAGCCACCGGCGATGAGGGTCGTGCTCGTCTCGTCCAAGCCGGTGGTGGCCAGCAGGCCGAGCAGTATCCCCAGCGGTGTCATCGAGACAAAGAGCGCCAGCATGCGTTTCTGGCGTCGGGCCTCAAAGCCGGCCACATGAATGCTCACCATGAGGGCAAAGGCGGCCGATGCCTTGTGGCACAGGATGCCCAGCGTAATGACGGCTGAAGCCGCCAGGTGGGGCTCAAGTCCCAGGGAGATACCGGCAATGACCGAGTGGATGGACAGCAGCCCCAGCAGCACATAGGGGTAGAGGGACTGGGGCTGGTCGGCACGCTGATCGCTGAAAATGACGCGGTCGATCAGCAGCAGGACGCCCAGCCCCAGCGCTGCCAGCAGTGCAGCCAGTGGGTATTCAACGACCCCTTCGAGCTTTTCGATCCCTTCGGGCAGAAGGTGGATGAAACCGACCCCGAGGAAAAGTCCGCCGGCAAAGGCATTGCCCAACGAAAAGAAACGCCGGCTGGCCGCGTG
This window contains:
- a CDS encoding ZIP family metal transporter; the protein is MSIIAFKLLAAAAIFGVGLVGGLIPLFAAQHAASRRFFSLGNAFAGGLFLGVGFIHLLPEGIEKLEGVVEYPLAALLAALGLGVLLLIDRVIFSDQRADQPQSLYPYVLLGLLSIHSVIAGISLGLEPHLAASAVITLGILCHKASAAFALMVSIHVAGFEARRQKRMLALFVSMTPLGILLGLLATTGLDETSTTLIAGGFDALAAGTFIYIAILDIIDEELATREVRMAKFVMSSLSGEDDVPMPTEDPDRLAKFMLVMAGILLMGLLVPLSHIAE